A genomic region of Brevinematales bacterium contains the following coding sequences:
- a CDS encoding methylated-DNA--[protein]-cysteine S-methyltransferase — protein MHLIKIANPDIGIIVSIDDGRITRIETGAGGFPDEYGPAVETVYRQFRDYLDRKNFAFDLVYDERGLTGFQKTVYRELEKIPAGQTVTYSGLAERIGGKNRARAVARALAANPFPVAVPCHRVVGIRGLGGYSGGFETVRDPVRGLVYKVRLLRHEGVELPGFSAYAR, from the coding sequence ATGCATCTCATAAAAATAGCAAATCCTGACATCGGCATCATCGTAAGTATTGACGACGGCCGGATTACCCGAATCGAGACCGGCGCCGGGGGTTTTCCCGACGAGTACGGCCCGGCGGTCGAAACGGTCTACAGGCAGTTCAGGGATTACCTCGACCGGAAAAACTTCGCCTTCGACCTGGTATACGACGAACGCGGGCTGACCGGATTTCAAAAAACGGTCTACCGCGAACTTGAGAAAATTCCAGCCGGGCAAACGGTGACCTATTCCGGGCTGGCCGAACGTATCGGCGGAAAGAACCGCGCCCGGGCTGTCGCGCGCGCTCTCGCGGCAAACCCGTTCCCGGTAGCGGTGCCGTGCCATCGGGTCGTCGGCATACGCGGGCTCGGAGGATACTCCGGAGGGTTCGAGACAGTCCGCGACCCGGTCAGGGGGTTGGTCTATAAGGTGCGCCTGCTTCGCCATGAAGGGGTGGAACTCCCCGGATTTTCGGCCTACGCCCGGTGA
- a CDS encoding TIGR01212 family radical SAM protein (This family includes YhcC from E. coli K-12, an uncharacterized radical SAM protein.): MSGELYTGLNQFLQDRYGERVYRVSVDAGFTCPNRDGTKGSGGCVYCNESGSRAGYAVPEIPVAEQLRRGKEIIARMYGARKFIAYFQPYTNTYGVPLETLEHLYRSALSEPDIAGIAIGTRPDAVSPAIIDLLADIARERLVILEYGAQSMRDDVLERINRRHTVADTEAAFGISRGKGIHLAAHLIFGLPGETAADMLAGAMRLVELGADGFKFHHLYIEKNTRAELMYTAGEMAVQSRDEYVEILCAVIGRLPERIVLHRLFGQCAPETLAAPEWTLDKNGNLDTLRKVLRERGIRQGINA, encoded by the coding sequence GTGAGCGGCGAACTTTATACCGGGCTGAATCAGTTCCTTCAGGATCGTTACGGCGAACGGGTGTACCGGGTATCGGTGGACGCGGGGTTCACATGCCCGAACCGCGACGGGACGAAGGGCAGTGGCGGATGCGTTTACTGCAACGAGTCCGGGTCGAGGGCGGGGTATGCCGTGCCGGAAATCCCTGTCGCGGAACAGCTCCGCCGGGGGAAGGAAATTATCGCCCGGATGTACGGCGCCCGGAAATTCATCGCATACTTCCAGCCCTATACGAACACCTACGGCGTACCGCTCGAAACTCTCGAACATCTCTATAGAAGCGCGCTCTCGGAACCGGATATCGCGGGTATCGCGATAGGGACCCGTCCCGATGCGGTCAGCCCCGCGATCATCGATCTCCTCGCGGATATCGCGCGTGAACGGCTTGTTATCCTCGAGTACGGCGCGCAGTCGATGCGCGACGATGTGCTGGAACGGATCAACCGGCGGCATACTGTCGCGGACACGGAGGCGGCGTTCGGGATATCGCGCGGAAAGGGAATCCACCTCGCGGCGCACCTGATATTCGGCCTGCCGGGCGAAACAGCCGCCGATATGCTTGCGGGCGCGATGCGGCTAGTCGAACTGGGCGCGGACGGGTTTAAATTCCACCACCTTTATATCGAGAAAAATACCCGCGCGGAACTGATGTATACCGCGGGAGAGATGGCTGTGCAAAGCAGGGACGAGTATGTCGAAATCCTATGCGCGGTGATCGGGCGTCTGCCGGAACGGATAGTCCTGCACCGGTTGTTCGGGCAATGCGCCCCGGAGACTCTGGCCGCCCCTGAGTGGACGCTCGACAAGAATGGAAACCTCGACACTCTGCGGAAGGTTCTACGGGAACGCGGTATCCGCCAGGGAATAAACGCCTAG
- a CDS encoding CPBP family intramembrane metalloprotease, translating into MKKLISKLSFIKPYLTKELLYLTIAVLAIIIYKFLSFDENAHSFLLKNIFGVTPMSPGESDYWRYMMWFISSFAYLFLIPFIGGLIIEGKNVFKKFGLTFNKPKIGIPLLLGAFVLMAVVITIAVKLFPDFKQYYPFAKYAATNIRVFVIFELAYFSYFIGWEFFYHSFMVFPYEEKFGRPGAILIGLLPFVLMHYGKPLPEVIGSFVAGIFLSILSLETRTFWYAMLLHGMVAIFMDIAVVYL; encoded by the coding sequence ATGAAAAAACTCATTTCTAAACTATCATTCATTAAACCCTATCTGACAAAAGAACTCCTATATTTAACCATCGCTGTTCTCGCTATCATCATCTATAAGTTTCTTTCGTTTGATGAGAACGCCCATTCTTTTCTGCTGAAAAATATTTTCGGCGTCACTCCCATGAGCCCGGGTGAATCCGATTACTGGCGTTACATGATGTGGTTTATCTCTTCCTTCGCGTATCTGTTCCTGATCCCGTTTATCGGCGGGCTGATTATCGAGGGAAAGAACGTATTTAAAAAATTCGGCCTCACGTTCAATAAACCGAAGATCGGTATCCCGCTCCTCTTGGGGGCGTTCGTCCTGATGGCGGTCGTAATCACCATCGCGGTCAAGCTGTTCCCCGACTTCAAGCAATATTACCCGTTCGCGAAATACGCCGCGACCAATATCCGCGTCTTCGTCATCTTCGAGCTCGCCTATTTCAGCTACTTCATCGGATGGGAATTTTTCTATCACTCCTTCATGGTCTTTCCCTATGAGGAGAAGTTCGGCAGGCCTGGCGCGATCCTGATCGGCTTGCTCCCGTTCGTGCTGATGCACTACGGCAAGCCCCTTCCCGAGGTCATCGGTTCGTTTGTCGCGGGGATTTTCCTGAGCATCCTCTCGCTCGAGACCCGCACGTTCTGGTATGCGATGCTTCTCCACGGGATGGTGGCGATTTTCATGGATATCGCGGTGGTATATCTCTAG
- a CDS encoding response regulator transcription factor produces the protein MARVLIIEEDKNSAMAIKDSLEFEGFEAIISLTGKDGLTRSLNETYDLILMEILLPEIDGYEVIRELRKVKKDIPVIVLSAKNNDEDKVFALNLGADDYVTKPFSMMELIARIRAQLRRVNLLRGSAVSHVGPYPGYEPVTIKIGNSLVYLDKMVSKLNDDEFPLTPKELGIIRLLYKNRGKVVGRDMMMKEIWGEEVYVTERVIDTNVVSIRKKIGDTGRRAKYIKTVFGVGYKLIEG, from the coding sequence ATGGCGAGAGTCCTAATCATTGAGGAAGATAAGAACTCCGCGATGGCGATCAAGGACAGTCTGGAATTCGAAGGATTTGAGGCTATCATATCCCTGACCGGAAAAGACGGATTAACCCGTTCCCTGAACGAAACCTACGATCTGATCCTGATGGAGATTCTGCTGCCTGAAATCGACGGGTATGAGGTGATTCGAGAACTGCGGAAGGTAAAGAAGGATATCCCGGTGATTGTCCTATCCGCGAAGAACAACGATGAGGACAAAGTGTTCGCGCTGAATCTCGGCGCGGACGATTATGTCACCAAGCCGTTTTCCATGATGGAACTGATCGCGCGTATCCGTGCCCAGCTCAGAAGGGTCAACCTTCTCAGGGGTTCCGCGGTGTCGCACGTCGGCCCGTATCCCGGATACGAACCGGTTACCATTAAAATCGGCAACTCATTGGTCTATCTGGATAAGATGGTCAGCAAGCTGAACGACGACGAATTCCCGCTGACCCCTAAGGAACTGGGAATCATTCGCCTGCTCTACAAGAACCGAGGGAAGGTAGTGGGGCGCGATATGATGATGAAGGAAATCTGGGGCGAAGAGGTCTATGTCACCGAACGGGTCATCGATACCAACGTCGTATCCATCCGCAAGAAGATCGGCGATACAGGAAGGCGCGCGAAGTATATTAAAACGGTTTTCGGCGTGGGTTATAAACTGATCGAAGGTTAA
- a CDS encoding aminotransferase class III-fold pyridoxal phosphate-dependent enzyme, with the protein MSDFPEPSAYHSPISAAACSKLSQSGLTPQYPFVLNKQKGAYLYDLDGNKYIDFQMGFGAIPLGHNHRTITRFIKNGISVGTSPGLPNKFHPRLIRTFHEFADFERIAFYTGILPALAAIFRVLSPKSVGVAAPYLLGRMRGLPVDNIELAEKGKSYDALFYEPVDFGGGIDNFSPDGYTSNVKIAVEDRTAFRMSKGFSASLGSADMILCADIPANGMPCAAVLSGGNFAPESEWIPLYLAVAMNETLKYYLRHEIWKYQWYKVPDRLVSAQRNGVFRLKREYPQSGLLSYGVFLDGDTGFMSVEHSVYDIRRLSHALDEIK; encoded by the coding sequence GTGTCCGATTTCCCAGAACCTTCCGCTTATCATTCCCCTATCTCCGCCGCCGCATGCTCGAAACTTTCACAGTCCGGCCTTACCCCGCAATACCCGTTCGTACTCAATAAGCAGAAGGGCGCGTATTTATACGATCTCGACGGTAATAAATATATCGATTTCCAGATGGGCTTCGGCGCTATCCCGCTCGGGCATAATCATCGCACGATTACCCGCTTCATCAAGAACGGGATTTCCGTCGGGACGTCGCCCGGCCTCCCGAACAAATTTCACCCCCGCCTGATCCGCACATTCCATGAATTCGCCGACTTCGAGCGAATCGCGTTCTATACGGGGATACTACCCGCACTCGCCGCGATATTCAGGGTATTATCTCCCAAATCAGTGGGTGTCGCCGCCCCGTACCTTCTGGGACGGATGCGCGGATTACCTGTCGATAATATAGAACTTGCGGAGAAGGGAAAAAGTTACGATGCGCTGTTTTACGAGCCCGTCGATTTCGGCGGCGGGATAGATAATTTTAGTCCCGACGGGTATACCTCGAATGTGAAAATCGCGGTCGAGGACCGCACGGCGTTCCGCATGAGTAAGGGCTTTTCCGCCTCGCTCGGCTCCGCCGATATGATACTCTGCGCGGATATTCCCGCTAACGGGATGCCATGCGCGGCGGTACTTTCGGGCGGGAATTTCGCCCCGGAAAGCGAGTGGATACCGCTCTATCTCGCGGTCGCCATGAATGAAACGCTGAAGTACTATCTGCGGCATGAGATATGGAAGTATCAATGGTACAAAGTACCGGACAGACTGGTATCGGCTCAAAGGAACGGAGTATTCCGCCTGAAACGGGAGTACCCGCAATCCGGCTTATTATCCTACGGGGTCTTCCTCGATGGAGACACGGGATTTATGAGCGTAGAGCATAGCGTGTACGATATTCGCCGCCTCAGCCATGCTCTCGATGAAATAAAATGA
- the rny gene encoding ribonuclease Y, translated as MTPLEIALYPSLLVIGLVIGYVIRVFYAKFRLHSAEEKFKEVLAEAEKEAEAKKKEMLFEAKDNIIQERKQLEREFNERNTELQQLQRRLIQKEDSLDKKYEGLEKKEKDFALLQQEFQKKSQELQKAYERHLRELEKVAQMTAEEAKQQLLTEMVEEAKRDSIKLIKQIEEDARDEADSKAREVIVAAIERNAAEVTAEKTITTVQLPNDEMKGRIIGREGRNIRAFESIAGIDLIIDDTPEVVVISSFDPYRREVAKIALERLIVDGRIHPGRIEEVIQKVEQEINQEIVELGKQACIDLKVTLPRDLYPYIGRLRFRTSYGQNIYNHSIEVANIAGMLAGEIGSNVDNAKIAGLLHDIGKSIKSNGEGSHALVGAEVLRKYGLEEGVINAIAAHHGETEPKFIEASLIVAADAISASRPGARRESFEDYIKRLHTLESIATSIGGVDKAYAIQAGREIRIFVNSEQINDETALIVARDIAKKIESTMKYPGQIKVTVIRETRVVEYAR; from the coding sequence ATGACACCATTGGAGATTGCTTTATACCCTTCTCTTCTAGTAATTGGTTTGGTAATCGGTTACGTGATCCGGGTATTTTACGCGAAATTCCGGTTGCATTCGGCAGAAGAAAAGTTTAAAGAGGTGTTGGCTGAGGCTGAGAAAGAGGCTGAAGCTAAGAAAAAGGAGATGTTATTCGAAGCTAAGGATAACATCATACAGGAACGGAAGCAATTGGAACGGGAGTTCAACGAACGGAATACGGAACTCCAGCAATTACAGCGACGCCTGATCCAAAAAGAAGATTCTCTGGATAAGAAGTACGAAGGCCTCGAAAAGAAAGAAAAAGATTTTGCTTTACTGCAGCAAGAGTTCCAGAAAAAGTCACAGGAACTCCAGAAAGCATACGAACGGCATCTCCGTGAACTGGAAAAGGTAGCGCAGATGACCGCTGAAGAGGCGAAACAACAGCTGTTAACAGAAATGGTTGAAGAGGCCAAACGGGATTCGATTAAGCTCATCAAGCAGATCGAAGAAGACGCCCGTGACGAGGCCGACAGCAAAGCCAGAGAAGTCATTGTTGCCGCGATCGAAAGAAACGCGGCTGAAGTAACTGCCGAAAAGACCATTACCACTGTGCAACTGCCCAACGACGAAATGAAGGGCCGCATCATAGGAAGAGAAGGAAGAAACATTCGGGCTTTTGAATCGATAGCGGGCATCGACCTGATTATCGACGATACTCCCGAAGTCGTGGTGATTTCATCGTTCGATCCGTATCGGCGTGAAGTCGCTAAGATCGCTCTCGAGCGCCTGATTGTGGACGGACGTATCCACCCGGGACGCATCGAGGAAGTGATTCAGAAAGTAGAACAGGAGATCAATCAGGAGATTGTCGAGCTTGGTAAACAGGCTTGTATCGACCTCAAGGTCACCCTGCCGCGCGATCTTTACCCCTATATCGGGCGTTTGAGATTCCGCACAAGCTACGGGCAGAATATCTACAATCATTCCATCGAAGTCGCCAATATCGCCGGAATGCTCGCGGGCGAGATCGGCAGTAATGTCGATAACGCGAAGATCGCGGGACTCCTGCACGATATCGGCAAGTCCATCAAGTCGAACGGCGAGGGCAGTCATGCTCTGGTCGGCGCCGAGGTCTTGCGCAAGTACGGTCTCGAAGAGGGTGTGATTAACGCGATTGCCGCGCACCACGGGGAGACCGAGCCTAAGTTTATCGAGGCCTCGCTGATCGTCGCCGCCGACGCTATTTCCGCGTCACGGCCCGGCGCGCGCCGCGAATCGTTTGAGGACTACATCAAACGTCTTCACACATTGGAGAGTATCGCGACATCCATCGGCGGTGTGGACAAGGCTTACGCCATCCAGGCCGGCCGCGAGATACGCATTTTCGTGAACAGCGAACAGATTAACGACGAGACCGCGCTGATTGTCGCGCGGGATATCGCGAAAAAGATCGAGAGTACGATGAAGTACCCGGGACAGATAAAAGTCACCGTGATCCGCGAGACCCGTGTGGTCGAATACGCAAGATAG